One genomic region from Streptomyces sp. NBC_00457 encodes:
- the rpoB gene encoding DNA-directed RNA polymerase subunit beta has protein sequence MAASRTASTANTNNGASTAPLRISFAKIKEPLEVPNLLALQTESFDWLLGNTAWQSRVEAALESGQDVPTKSGLEEIFEEISPIEDFSGSMSLTFRDHRFEPPKNSIDECKERDFTYAAPLFVTAEFTNNETGEIKSQTVFMGDFPLMTGKGTFVINGTERVVVSQLVRSPGVYFDSSIDKTSDKDIFSAKIIPSRGAWLEMEIDKRDMVGVRIDRKRKQSVTVLLKALGWTTEQILEEFGEYESMRATLEKDHTQGQDDALLDIYRKLRPGEPPTREAAQTLLENLYFNPKRYDLAKVGRYKVNKKLGADEPLDAGVLTTDDIIATIKYLVKLHAGETETVGESGRSIMVETDDIDHFGNRRIRSVGELIQNQVRTGLARMERVVRERMTTQDVEAITPQTLINIRPVVASIKEFFGTSQLSQFMDQNNPLSGLTHKRRLNALGPGGLSRERAGFEVRDVHPSHYGRMCPIETPEGPNIGLIGSLASYGRVNAFGFIETPYRKVVDGVVTDDVDYLTADEEDRFVIAQANAPLSEDFRFEESRVLVRRRGGEVDYVPGDDVDYMDVSPRQMVSVATAMIPFLEHDDANRALMGANMMRQAVPLIKSEAPLVGTGMEYRSAVDAGDVVKAEKAGVVQEVSADYITTANDDGTYITYRLAKFARSNQGTSVNQKVIVHEGDRIIEGQVLADGPATQQGEMALGKNLLVAFMPWEGHNYEDAIILSQRLVQDDVLSSIHIEEHEVDARDTKLGPEEITRDIPNVSEEVLADLDERGIIRIGAEVVAGDILVGKVTPKGETELTPEERLLRAIFGEKAREVRDTSLKVPHGEIGKVIGVRVFDREEGDELPPGVNQLVRVYVAQKRKITDGDKLAGRHGNKGVISKILPIEDMPFLEDGTPVDIILNPLGVPSRMNPGQVLEIHLGWLASRGWDVSGLAEDWAQRLQVIGADQVDAGTNVATPVFDGAREDELAGLLQHTIPNRDGDRMVLPSGKARLFDGRSGEPFPEPISVGYMYILKLHHLVDDKLHARSTGPYSMITQQPLGGKAQFGGQRFGEMEVWALEAYGAAYALQELLTIKSDDVTGRVKVYEAIVKGENIPEPGIPESFKVLIKEMQSLCLNVEVLSSDGMSIEMRDTDEDVFRAAEELGIDLSRREPSSVEEV, from the coding sequence TTGGCCGCCTCGCGCACTGCCTCGACCGCGAATACGAACAACGGCGCCAGCACCGCCCCGCTGCGCATCTCCTTTGCAAAGATCAAGGAGCCCCTCGAGGTTCCCAACCTGCTCGCGCTGCAGACCGAGAGCTTCGACTGGCTGCTCGGCAACACCGCCTGGCAGAGTCGGGTCGAGGCGGCTCTGGAGTCCGGTCAGGACGTCCCCACCAAGTCCGGTCTGGAGGAGATCTTCGAGGAGATCTCTCCGATCGAGGACTTTTCCGGGTCGATGTCGCTGACTTTCCGCGACCACCGTTTCGAGCCTCCGAAGAACTCCATCGACGAGTGCAAGGAGCGCGACTTCACGTACGCCGCCCCGCTCTTCGTCACCGCCGAGTTCACCAACAACGAGACCGGCGAGATCAAGTCCCAGACCGTCTTCATGGGCGACTTCCCGCTCATGACCGGCAAGGGCACCTTCGTCATCAACGGCACCGAGCGTGTCGTGGTGTCGCAGCTGGTCCGCTCGCCCGGCGTCTACTTCGACTCCTCCATCGACAAGACGTCCGACAAGGACATCTTCTCCGCCAAGATCATCCCGTCCCGGGGTGCCTGGCTGGAGATGGAGATCGACAAGCGCGACATGGTCGGTGTCCGCATCGACCGCAAGCGCAAGCAGTCCGTCACCGTTCTCCTGAAGGCTCTCGGCTGGACCACCGAGCAGATCCTCGAGGAGTTCGGCGAGTACGAATCCATGCGCGCCACCCTGGAGAAGGACCACACCCAGGGCCAGGACGACGCGCTGCTCGACATCTACCGCAAGCTGCGTCCGGGCGAGCCCCCCACCCGGGAGGCCGCGCAGACGCTGCTCGAGAACCTCTACTTCAACCCGAAGCGTTACGACCTCGCCAAGGTCGGCCGCTACAAGGTGAACAAGAAGCTCGGTGCGGACGAGCCGCTGGACGCCGGTGTGCTCACCACCGACGACATCATCGCCACCATCAAGTACCTGGTGAAGCTGCACGCCGGTGAGACCGAGACGGTCGGTGAGTCCGGTCGCTCGATCATGGTTGAGACCGACGACATCGACCACTTCGGCAACCGTCGTATCCGCAGCGTCGGCGAGCTGATCCAGAACCAGGTCCGTACGGGTCTCGCCCGTATGGAGCGCGTCGTGCGTGAGCGCATGACCACGCAGGACGTCGAGGCGATCACGCCGCAGACCCTGATCAACATCCGGCCGGTCGTCGCCTCCATCAAGGAGTTCTTCGGCACCAGCCAGCTGTCCCAGTTCATGGACCAGAACAACCCGCTGTCGGGGCTGACGCACAAGCGTCGTCTGAACGCCCTCGGCCCGGGTGGTCTCTCCCGTGAGCGGGCCGGCTTCGAGGTCCGTGACGTTCACCCGTCGCACTACGGCCGCATGTGCCCGATCGAGACGCCTGAAGGCCCGAACATCGGTCTGATCGGCTCGCTCGCCTCCTACGGCCGGGTCAACGCGTTCGGCTTCATCGAGACGCCGTACCGCAAGGTCGTCGACGGTGTCGTCACCGACGACGTCGACTACCTGACCGCCGACGAGGAGGACCGGTTCGTCATCGCGCAGGCCAACGCGCCGCTCTCCGAGGACTTCCGGTTCGAGGAGTCCCGCGTGCTGGTCCGCCGCCGTGGCGGCGAGGTCGACTACGTCCCCGGTGACGACGTCGACTACATGGACGTCTCGCCGCGCCAGATGGTGTCGGTCGCGACCGCCATGATCCCGTTCCTGGAGCACGACGACGCCAACCGTGCCCTCATGGGCGCGAACATGATGCGGCAGGCCGTGCCGCTCATCAAGTCCGAGGCCCCGCTCGTCGGCACCGGCATGGAGTACCGCTCCGCCGTCGACGCCGGTGACGTGGTCAAGGCCGAGAAGGCGGGTGTCGTCCAGGAGGTCTCCGCGGACTACATCACCACCGCCAACGACGACGGCACATACATCACGTACCGTCTGGCCAAGTTCGCCCGCTCCAACCAGGGCACCTCGGTCAACCAGAAGGTCATCGTCCACGAGGGCGACCGGATCATCGAGGGCCAGGTCCTCGCCGACGGTCCGGCCACCCAGCAGGGCGAGATGGCGCTGGGCAAGAACCTGCTCGTGGCGTTCATGCCGTGGGAGGGTCACAACTACGAGGACGCGATCATCCTGTCGCAGCGCCTCGTGCAGGACGACGTCCTCTCCTCGATCCACATCGAGGAGCACGAGGTCGACGCCCGTGACACCAAGCTCGGCCCCGAGGAGATCACCCGGGACATCCCGAACGTCTCCGAGGAGGTCCTCGCCGACCTCGACGAGCGCGGCATCATCCGTATCGGTGCCGAGGTCGTCGCCGGCGACATCCTGGTCGGCAAGGTCACGCCCAAGGGCGAGACCGAGCTGACCCCGGAGGAGCGCCTGCTCCGTGCGATCTTCGGTGAGAAGGCCCGTGAGGTCCGTGACACCTCGCTGAAGGTGCCGCACGGCGAGATCGGCAAGGTCATCGGCGTCCGTGTCTTCGACCGTGAAGAGGGCGACGAACTGCCGCCGGGCGTGAACCAGCTGGTTCGTGTCTACGTGGCGCAGAAGCGCAAGATCACGGACGGTGACAAGCTCGCCGGCCGTCACGGCAACAAGGGTGTCATCTCCAAGATCCTGCCCATCGAGGACATGCCGTTCCTCGAGGACGGGACCCCGGTCGACATCATCCTGAACCCGCTGGGTGTGCCGTCCCGAATGAACCCGGGACAGGTCCTGGAGATCCACCTCGGCTGGCTCGCCAGCCGCGGCTGGGACGTCTCCGGCCTCGCGGAGGACTGGGCGCAGCGACTCCAGGTCATCGGCGCCGACCAGGTCGACGCGGGCACGAACGTCGCGACCCCCGTCTTCGACGGTGCGCGTGAGGACGAGCTCGCCGGTCTGCTGCAGCACACCATCCCGAACCGCGACGGCGACCGCATGGTCCTCCCGTCCGGCAAGGCGCGGCTGTTCGACGGCCGTAGCGGTGAGCCGTTCCCGGAGCCGATCTCGGTCGGCTACATGTACATCTTGAAGCTGCACCACCTGGTCGACGACAAGCTGCACGCCCGTTCGACCGGTCCGTACTCGATGATCACCCAGCAGCCGCTGGGTGGTAAGGCCCAGTTCGGTGGCCAGCGGTTCGGCGAGATGGAGGTGTGGGCGCTGGAGGCTTATGGCGCCGCGTACGCCCTCCAGGAGCTGCTGACCATCAAGTCCGACGACGTCACCGGCCGCGTGAAGGTCTACGAGGCCATCGTCAAGGGCGAGAACATCCCGGAGCCCGGCATCCCCGAGTCCTTCAAGGTGCTCATCAAGGAGATGCAGTCTCTCTGCCTGAATGTGGAGGTGCTGTCCAGCGACGGTATGTCCATCGAGATGCGTGACACAGACGAGGATGTCTTCCGCGCTGCGGAGGAGCTCGGCATCGACCTGTCCCGGCGTGAGCCGAGCAGCGTCGAAGAGGTCTGA
- the rplL gene encoding 50S ribosomal protein L7/L12, whose amino-acid sequence MVALTQDELLAEFEGMTLIQLSEFVKAFEEKFDVTAAAAVAVAGPAAAGGAPAEAEAEQDEFDVILTGAGEKKIQVIKVVRELTSLGLKEAKDLVDGAPKPVVEKVAKEAAEKAAESLKAAGASVEVK is encoded by the coding sequence ATCGTGGCTCTCACCCAGGACGAACTGCTCGCCGAGTTCGAGGGCATGACCCTCATCCAGCTCTCCGAGTTCGTGAAGGCGTTCGAGGAGAAGTTCGACGTCACCGCCGCCGCTGCGGTCGCCGTCGCCGGCCCGGCCGCTGCCGGCGGCGCCCCGGCCGAGGCCGAGGCCGAGCAGGACGAGTTCGACGTCATCCTCACGGGTGCCGGCGAGAAGAAGATCCAGGTCATCAAGGTCGTGCGTGAGCTGACCTCGCTGGGCCTGAAGGAGGCCAAGGACCTCGTGGACGGCGCCCCGAAGCCCGTCGTCGAGAAGGTCGCCAAGGAGGCCGCCGAGAAGGCTGCCGAGTCCCTCAAGGCCGCCGGCGCCTCCGTCGAGGTCAAGTAA
- the rplJ gene encoding 50S ribosomal protein L10, protein MARPDKAAAVAELTEQFRSSNAAVLTEYRGLTVAQLKTLRRSLGENAQYAVVKNTLTKIAANEAGITTLDDLFNGPTAVAFVTGDPVVSAKGLRDFAKDNPNLVIKGGVLDGKALSADEIKKLADLESREVLLAKLAGAFKAKQTQAAQVFQALPSKLVRTVDALRAKQDEQGGAE, encoded by the coding sequence ATGGCAAGGCCCGACAAGGCTGCCGCGGTAGCCGAGCTGACGGAGCAGTTCCGCAGCTCGAACGCCGCCGTGCTGACCGAGTACCGGGGTCTCACCGTGGCGCAGCTCAAGACGCTGCGCCGTTCGCTCGGTGAGAACGCCCAGTACGCCGTGGTGAAGAACACGCTGACCAAGATTGCGGCCAACGAGGCCGGGATCACGACGCTCGACGACCTGTTCAACGGTCCGACGGCGGTCGCCTTCGTCACCGGTGACCCGGTGGTGTCGGCGAAGGGTCTTCGTGACTTCGCCAAGGACAACCCGAACCTCGTCATCAAGGGCGGTGTCCTTGACGGTAAGGCGCTGTCCGCCGACGAGATCAAGAAGCTTGCGGACCTCGAGTCCCGCGAGGTTCTGCTCGCCAAGCTGGCGGGTGCCTTCAAGGCCAAGCAGACTCAGGCTGCCCAGGTCTTCCAGGCGCTCCCGTCGAAGCTCGTCCGCACCGTGGACGCGCTTCGCGCCAAGCAGGACGAGCAGGGCGGTGCCGAGTAA
- a CDS encoding DUF1396 domain-containing protein, protein MKTAVRRSVRRRAPGAGLAALLLAGGAVGCGTEQSPEMTPVAAVAKAAEKTEKITSLSYRMRGEVPSDGRVEAEAAMRMEPLAMSMKIRMPDDPEVKGAVEMRIVGKSLYIGGEAMAGQMDGKSWMKIDAPKSGGGEHRLGAETAGVAQAERNPAAEAAFLTGADDVTDVGTETVDGVKTTHYKGTLTLDDMRDSLKDEDKKTRERREKSLEQYEDMGVDKLTMDMWVDGEDHTKQFRMRGDADKGTLDMTVTFSDLNEPVTVQAPPAKDTMDLGDMMKELGKA, encoded by the coding sequence ATGAAGACTGCTGTACGCCGTTCCGTGCGCCGCCGGGCGCCGGGCGCCGGACTTGCCGCGCTGCTGCTCGCGGGGGGTGCCGTCGGCTGCGGCACCGAGCAGTCGCCGGAGATGACGCCGGTGGCCGCCGTGGCCAAGGCCGCCGAGAAGACGGAGAAGATCACTTCCCTGAGCTATCGGATGCGCGGCGAGGTACCGAGCGACGGCCGGGTCGAGGCCGAGGCCGCGATGCGCATGGAGCCGTTGGCGATGAGCATGAAGATACGGATGCCCGACGACCCCGAGGTCAAGGGCGCCGTCGAGATGCGCATCGTCGGCAAGTCGCTGTACATCGGCGGCGAGGCGATGGCCGGGCAGATGGACGGCAAGAGCTGGATGAAGATCGACGCCCCCAAGTCGGGTGGCGGCGAGCACCGGCTCGGCGCCGAGACGGCCGGTGTCGCCCAGGCCGAGCGGAACCCGGCCGCCGAAGCCGCCTTCCTCACCGGCGCCGACGACGTCACCGACGTCGGCACCGAGACGGTCGACGGGGTGAAGACCACCCACTACAAGGGCACGCTCACCCTCGACGACATGCGGGACAGCCTCAAGGACGAGGACAAGAAGACTCGCGAACGGCGTGAGAAGAGCCTCGAACAGTACGAGGACATGGGCGTCGACAAGCTCACCATGGACATGTGGGTCGACGGTGAGGACCACACCAAGCAGTTCCGCATGCGCGGCGATGCCGACAAGGGCACCCTCGACATGACCGTCACCTTCTCCGACCTCAACGAGCCGGTCACCGTCCAGGCCCCGCCCGCCAAGGACACCATGGACCTCGGCGACATGATGAAGGAACTCGGCAAGGCCTGA
- the rplA gene encoding 50S ribosomal protein L1, which produces MSKRSKSLRAADAKIDREKLYAPLEAVRLAKETSTTKFDGTVEVAFRLGVDPRKADQMVRGTVNLPHGTGKTARVLVFATGDRAEAARAAGADIVGSDELIDEVTKGRLDFDAVVATPDLMGKVGRLGRVLGPRGLMPNPKTGTVTPDVAKAVTEIKGGKIEFRVDKHSNLHFIIGKSSFDDTKLVENYGAALEEILRLKPSAAKGRYIKKAAITTTMGPGIPVDPNRTRNLLVEEDPAAV; this is translated from the coding sequence GTGAGCAAGCGCAGCAAGTCTCTCCGCGCTGCGGACGCCAAGATCGACCGGGAGAAGCTCTACGCCCCGCTCGAGGCCGTCCGTCTCGCCAAGGAGACCTCCACGACCAAGTTCGACGGCACCGTCGAGGTCGCCTTCCGTCTGGGTGTCGACCCGCGCAAGGCCGACCAGATGGTCCGTGGCACCGTGAACCTTCCGCACGGCACCGGCAAGACCGCCCGGGTCCTGGTCTTCGCGACCGGCGACCGTGCCGAGGCCGCGCGTGCCGCGGGCGCCGACATCGTCGGCTCCGACGAGCTCATCGACGAGGTGACGAAGGGCCGTCTGGACTTCGACGCCGTCGTCGCCACCCCGGACCTCATGGGCAAGGTCGGCCGCCTCGGCCGGGTCCTCGGCCCGCGTGGTCTGATGCCGAACCCGAAGACCGGCACCGTGACCCCGGACGTGGCCAAGGCCGTGACCGAGATCAAGGGCGGCAAGATCGAGTTCCGCGTCGACAAGCACTCGAACCTGCACTTCATCATCGGCAAGTCGTCCTTCGACGACACCAAGCTGGTGGAGAACTACGGCGCCGCGCTGGAGGAGATCCTCCGTCTGAAGCCGTCCGCCGCCAAGGGTCGCTACATCAAGAAGGCCGCCATCACCACCACGATGGGCCCCGGCATCCCGGTCGACCCGAACCGCACCCGCAACCTCCTCGTCGAGGAGGACCCGGCAGCTGTCTGA
- the rplK gene encoding 50S ribosomal protein L11, translated as MPPKKKKVTGLIKLQIQAGAANPAPPVGPALGQHGVNIMEFCKAYNAATESQRGWVIPVEITVYEDRSFTFITKTPPAAKMILKAAGVEKGSGEPHKTKVAKITEAQVREIATTKMPDLNANDIDAAAKIIAGTARSMGITVEG; from the coding sequence ATGCCTCCCAAGAAGAAGAAGGTCACGGGGCTCATCAAGCTCCAGATCCAGGCCGGTGCGGCCAACCCGGCGCCGCCGGTCGGCCCCGCGCTGGGTCAGCACGGCGTCAACATCATGGAGTTCTGCAAGGCCTACAACGCCGCGACCGAGTCGCAGCGTGGCTGGGTGATCCCGGTGGAGATCACGGTCTACGAGGACCGCTCCTTCACCTTTATCACCAAGACTCCGCCGGCCGCGAAGATGATCCTCAAGGCCGCGGGCGTGGAGAAGGGCTCCGGCGAGCCGCACAAGACCAAGGTCGCCAAGATCACCGAGGCGCAGGTCCGCGAGATCGCCACCACGAAGATGCCCGACCTCAACGCCAACGACATCGACGCCGCCGCGAAGATCATCGCCGGCACCGCCCGTTCCATGGGCATCACGGTCGAGGGCTGA
- the nusG gene encoding transcription termination/antitermination protein NusG, with amino-acid sequence MSDPNVNDAIEPVESVEDELEIVEGADDDLDEVEAADAAEGEPAEETAVHVEDEAAEAETAEDEAEAEATEEEEPAEPVDPVAALREELRTLPGEWYVIHTYAGYENRVKTNLEQRAVSLNVEDYIFAAEVPQEEVVQIKNGDRKTIKQNKLPGYVLVRMDLTNESWGVVRNTPGVTGFVGNAYDPYPLTLDEIVKMLAPEAEEKAAREAAEAEGKPAPQRKVEVQVLDFEVGDSVTVTDGPFATLQATINEINADSKKVKGLVEIFGRETPVELSFDQIQKN; translated from the coding sequence GTGTCTGACCCGAACGTGAACGACGCCATCGAGCCGGTCGAGTCCGTGGAAGACGAGCTCGAGATCGTCGAGGGTGCCGACGACGACCTGGACGAGGTCGAGGCTGCCGACGCCGCCGAGGGTGAGCCCGCCGAGGAAACCGCCGTACACGTCGAGGACGAGGCGGCCGAGGCCGAGACGGCTGAGGACGAGGCTGAGGCTGAGGCGACCGAGGAAGAGGAGCCGGCCGAGCCGGTCGACCCCGTCGCCGCCCTGCGCGAGGAACTCCGCACGCTTCCCGGTGAGTGGTACGTCATCCACACCTACGCCGGCTACGAGAACCGCGTGAAAACCAACCTGGAGCAGCGCGCCGTCTCGCTGAACGTCGAGGACTACATCTTCGCGGCCGAGGTGCCGCAGGAAGAGGTCGTCCAGATCAAGAACGGCGACCGCAAGACGATCAAGCAGAACAAGCTCCCGGGCTACGTCCTCGTCCGCATGGACCTGACGAACGAGTCCTGGGGCGTCGTCCGCAACACCCCCGGCGTCACCGGCTTCGTGGGCAACGCCTACGACCCGTACCCGCTGACCCTGGACGAGATCGTCAAGATGCTCGCCCCCGAGGCCGAGGAGAAGGCCGCCCGCGAGGCCGCCGAGGCCGAGGGCAAGCCCGCTCCGCAGCGCAAGGTCGAGGTCCAGGTGCTGGACTTCGAGGTCGGCGACTCGGTCACCGTCACCGACGGCCCGTTCGCCACGCTGCAGGCCACCATCAACGAGATCAACGCCGACTCGAAGAAGGTCAAGGGCCTCGTGGAGATCTTCGGCCGGGAGACGCCGGTCGAGCTGTCCTTCGACCAGATCCAGAAGAACTAG
- the secE gene encoding preprotein translocase subunit SecE, which yields MTDAVGSIDTPDAQDETPKKQGRKGGKRAKKGPLKRLALFYRQIVAELRKVVWPSRNQLTTYTTVVIIFVVIMIGLVTLIDFGLDKAAKYVFG from the coding sequence ATGACGGACGCCGTGGGCTCCATCGACACGCCTGATGCCCAGGACGAGACGCCGAAGAAGCAGGGCCGCAAGGGCGGCAAGCGCGCAAAGAAGGGCCCGCTGAAGCGGCTCGCGCTCTTCTACCGCCAGATCGTCGCGGAACTCCGCAAGGTCGTCTGGCCCTCGCGCAACCAGCTGACGACGTACACGACCGTCGTGATCATCTTCGTCGTCATCATGATCGGCCTGGTGACTCTGATTGACTTCGGACTCGACAAGGCCGCCAAGTACGTCTTCGGCTGA
- a CDS encoding pyridoxal phosphate-dependent aminotransferase: MSPATPPTERRVSARVGAISESATLAVDAKAKALKAAGRPVIGFGAGEPDFPTPDYIVEAAIEACKNPKYHRYTPAGGLPELKAAIAAKTLRDSGYEVDPSQILVTNGGKQAIYEAFAAILDPGDEVIVPAPYWTTYPESIRLAGGVPVDVVADETTGYRVSVEQLEAARTEKTKVVLFVSPSNPTGAVYSEQDTEAIGRWAAEHGLWVLTDEIYEHLVYGDAASVSLPALLPELRDKCIVVNGVAKTYAMTGWRVGWIIGPKDVVKAATNLQSHATSNVSNVAQVAALAAVSGDLDAVAKMREAFDRRRRTIVRMLNEIDGVVCPEPEGAFYAYPSVKGLLGKEIRGKRPQDSVELAALILEEAEVAVVPGEAFGTPGYLRLSYALGDEDLVEGVSRIQKLLAEARD, from the coding sequence ATGAGCCCTGCAACCCCTCCCACCGAGCGTCGGGTCTCCGCCCGAGTCGGCGCGATCTCCGAGTCCGCCACCCTCGCCGTGGACGCCAAGGCCAAGGCCCTCAAGGCCGCCGGACGTCCGGTGATCGGCTTCGGCGCCGGCGAGCCCGACTTCCCGACCCCGGACTACATCGTCGAGGCCGCGATCGAGGCCTGCAAGAACCCGAAGTACCACCGCTACACGCCCGCGGGCGGCCTGCCCGAGCTGAAGGCCGCGATCGCCGCGAAGACGCTGCGCGACTCCGGCTACGAGGTCGACCCGTCGCAGATCCTGGTCACCAACGGCGGCAAGCAGGCGATCTACGAGGCCTTCGCCGCGATCCTCGACCCGGGCGACGAGGTCATCGTCCCGGCGCCGTACTGGACGACGTACCCGGAGTCGATCCGGCTGGCCGGCGGTGTGCCGGTGGACGTCGTCGCGGACGAGACGACCGGCTACCGGGTGAGCGTGGAGCAGCTGGAAGCGGCGCGCACGGAGAAGACGAAGGTCGTCCTCTTCGTCTCGCCGTCGAACCCGACCGGCGCGGTCTACAGCGAGCAGGACACCGAGGCGATCGGCCGCTGGGCCGCGGAGCACGGGCTGTGGGTGCTGACGGACGAGATCTACGAGCACCTGGTGTACGGCGACGCGGCGTCCGTGTCGCTGCCCGCGCTGCTGCCCGAGCTGCGCGACAAGTGCATCGTGGTCAACGGGGTGGCCAAGACGTACGCCATGACGGGCTGGCGGGTGGGCTGGATCATCGGCCCGAAGGACGTGGTGAAGGCGGCGACGAACCTCCAGTCGCACGCCACGTCGAACGTGTCGAACGTCGCCCAGGTGGCGGCGCTGGCCGCGGTCTCCGGCGACCTGGACGCGGTCGCGAAGATGCGCGAGGCCTTCGACCGGCGCCGCAGGACGATCGTGCGGATGCTCAACGAGATCGACGGCGTGGTGTGCCCGGAGCCGGAGGGCGCCTTCTACGCGTACCCGTCGGTGAAGGGTCTGCTCGGCAAGGAGATCCGCGGCAAGCGCCCGCAGGACTCGGTCGAGCTGGCCGCGCTGATCCTGGAGGAGGCCGAGGTAGCGGTCGTACCCGGCGAGGCCTTCGGCACTCCGGGCTATCTGCGCCTGTCGTACGCCCTGGGTGACGAGGATCTCGTCGAGGGTGTCTCGCGGATCCAGAAGCTGCTGGCGGAGGCCCGCGACTGA
- a CDS encoding adenosine deaminase — MERVRDVSELPKAHLHLHFTGSMRPTTLLELADKYGVRLPEALTDALTSGEPPRLRATDERGWFRFQRLYDSARSCLREPEDIQRLVREAAEEDIKDGSGWLEIQVDPTSYAPRLGGLIPALEVILDAVDSAMRETGLGMRVLVAANRMKHPLDARTLARLAVRYADRGVVGFGLSNDERRGMARDFDRAFHIAREGGLLSAPHGGELTGPASVRDCLDDLHANRIGHGVRAAEDPRLLKRLADRGITCEVCPASNVALGVYEEPEDIPLRTLFEAGVPMALGADDPLLFGSRLAAQYELARRHHAFTDAELAELARQSVRASAAPEDVRRKLLSGIDDWLTA, encoded by the coding sequence ATGGAGCGTGTACGTGATGTCTCTGAGCTGCCGAAAGCCCATCTGCACCTGCACTTCACCGGCTCGATGCGGCCCACCACCCTGCTGGAGCTGGCCGACAAGTACGGCGTGCGGCTGCCCGAGGCGCTGACCGATGCGCTGACGAGCGGGGAGCCGCCGAGACTGCGGGCTACGGACGAGCGGGGCTGGTTCCGCTTCCAGCGGCTGTACGACTCGGCGCGCTCGTGTCTGCGGGAGCCCGAAGACATCCAGCGGCTGGTGCGGGAGGCCGCGGAGGAGGACATCAAGGACGGCTCGGGGTGGCTGGAGATCCAGGTCGACCCGACGTCGTACGCCCCTCGGCTGGGCGGTCTGATCCCGGCGCTGGAGGTCATCCTGGACGCGGTGGACTCGGCGATGCGGGAGACCGGGCTCGGGATGCGGGTGCTGGTCGCCGCGAACCGGATGAAGCATCCGCTGGACGCCCGCACGCTGGCCCGGCTGGCGGTGCGGTACGCGGACCGGGGTGTGGTCGGCTTCGGGTTGTCGAACGACGAACGGCGGGGCATGGCGCGGGACTTCGACCGCGCGTTCCACATCGCGCGCGAGGGCGGCCTGCTGTCGGCTCCGCACGGCGGTGAGCTGACCGGCCCGGCGTCGGTGCGGGACTGCCTGGACGACCTGCACGCGAACCGGATCGGGCACGGTGTGCGGGCGGCGGAGGACCCGCGGCTGCTGAAGCGGCTGGCCGACCGGGGGATCACCTGCGAGGTGTGCCCGGCGTCGAATGTGGCCCTCGGCGTCTACGAGGAACCGGAGGACATCCCGCTGCGGACGCTGTTCGAGGCGGGCGTCCCGATGGCGCTGGGCGCCGACGACCCGCTGCTCTTCGGCTCCCGGCTGGCCGCCCAGTACGAGCTGGCCCGCCGCCACCACGCCTTCACGGACGCCGAGTTGGCGGAGCTGGCCCGCCAGTCGGTACGGGCGTCCGCGGCGCCGGAGGATGTGCGGCGCAAGCTGCTGTCGGGCATCGACGACTGGCTGACGGCGTAG
- a CDS encoding TetR/AcrR family transcriptional regulator: protein MESVQKPAREPAREPARVRILDAAHELMLTLGLARATTKEIAKAAGCSEAALYKHFASKEDLFIRVLAERLPRLGPLLTSLAAEPGRHTLEENLTEIARQAALFYEQSFPIAASLYAETQLKRRHDDAMRQMGMGPHKPIEGLDAYLRAERDAGRIRADADTFAAASLLLGACAQRAFAYDATPEGVRPPLDTFARRLARTLLAGVTA from the coding sequence GTGGAATCCGTGCAGAAACCCGCCCGCGAACCCGCCCGCGAACCCGCCCGCGTCCGCATCCTCGACGCCGCCCACGAGCTGATGCTCACCCTCGGCCTGGCCCGCGCCACCACCAAGGAGATCGCCAAGGCGGCCGGCTGCTCGGAGGCCGCGCTCTACAAGCACTTCGCGAGCAAGGAGGACCTGTTCATCCGCGTCCTCGCCGAGCGCCTGCCTCGCCTCGGCCCCCTCCTGACCAGCCTCGCCGCCGAACCGGGCCGGCACACGCTGGAGGAGAACCTCACCGAGATCGCCCGCCAGGCCGCCCTGTTCTACGAGCAGAGCTTCCCGATCGCCGCCTCGCTGTATGCCGAGACCCAGCTGAAGCGACGGCACGACGACGCGATGCGGCAGATGGGCATGGGGCCGCACAAGCCCATCGAGGGCCTGGACGCCTACCTTCGCGCGGAGCGGGACGCGGGCCGCATCCGCGCCGACGCCGACACCTTCGCGGCCGCGTCCCTGCTCCTCGGCGCCTGCGCCCAGCGCGCGTTCGCCTACGACGCGACACCGGAAGGCGTACGGCCGCCCCTGGACACCTTCGCCCGGCGGCTCGCCCGCACGCTCCTGGCCGGCGTCACCGCATGA